A genomic region of Colletes latitarsis isolate SP2378_abdomen chromosome 7, iyColLati1, whole genome shotgun sequence contains the following coding sequences:
- the LOC143343368 gene encoding high mobility group protein B1-like 1 isoform X2 — protein MVHITIFVIITILETLLISSAKNIRQEYSTTMESSDRKNVYLTKTGDNSLNTGMRDTMIVGQTNMTPECGEPVMKPGNVSSVSNNQAKWSNMQSKNFIINAVPVKNEIVHLEDGAHCNKKMHYYDRHYVSHDETEKPTRRGTKRYRDKDAPKRALSAFFYFCQELRGKMRELHPEMGVGDIAKELGKLWMSTDLQTKSKYMAIAEEDRARYEREIIAYNKRVKNYDPEEVGPV, from the exons ATGGTTCATATAACTATATTTGTG ATTATTACAATTTTGGAAACTTTATTGATCTCTTCTGCAAAGAATATTAGACAAGAATATTCTACAACTATGGAATCATCTGATAGGAAAAATGTTTATCTTACAAAGACTGGTGATAATTCTTTGAATACTGGAATGCGAGACACAATGATTGTTGGTCAAACAAATATGACACCAG AATGTGGTGAACCTGTAATGAAACCTGGAAATGTATCCAGTGTCTCAAATAATCAAGCAAAATGGTCAAATATGCaaagtaaaaattttattatcaaTGCAGTACCAGTAAAGAATGAA ATTGTACATCTTGAAGATGGAGCACATTGCAATAAGAAAATGCATTATTATGATAGACATTATGTGAGCCATGACGAAACAGAGAAACCGACACGTAGGGGAACAAAAAGATATAGAGACAAAGATGCACCGAAAAGAGCATT gTCTGCATTTTTCTACTTTTGCCAAGAATTACGTGGAAAAATGAGAGAACTACATCCAGAAATGGGAGTAGGTGATATTGCTAAAGAGTTGGGTAAATTATGGATGAGTACAGATCTTCAAACTAAATCAAAGTATATGGCAATAGCAGAAGAAGATAGAGCCAGATATGAAAGA GAAATAATTGCATATAATAAAAGAGTAAAAAATTATGATCCTGAAGAAGTTGGGCCTGTGTAA
- the Sap30 gene encoding SIN3-associated polypeptide 30 isoform X2, which yields MNGFSTGEEDSRGAADQICCLVDEGERCTRPAGNASYSKRIQKTVTQRRLKLNLDQVARHIYICDYHKQVIQCARSKQQQQRRRKDSEEDSGETDNDLPEVDLFQLQVGTLRRYKRHYKVSTRPGLNKAQLADMILTYSTY from the exons atgaatggaTTCAGTACCGGTGAAGAAGATTCCAGAGGAGCTGCTGATCAAATTTGTTGCCTTGTAGATGAGGGTGAACGATGCACTCGGCCAGCTGGCAACGCTTCTTACAGCAAACGTATTCAAAAAACTGTAACTCAGCGGCGATTAAAACTTAATCTCGATCAAGTG GCGCGTCATATATACATTTGTGATTATCATAAACAAGTAATACAATGTGCAAGATctaagcaacagcaacagcgcaGACGTAAGGATTCAGAAGAAGATTCGGGTGAAACAGATAATGATCTTCCAGAGGTTGATCTTTTTCAATTACAAGTTGGTACATTAAGGCGGTACAAAAGGCACTATAAAGTTTCTACACGTCCAGGCTTAAACAAAGCTCAGTTAGCCGAT ATGATTCTGACATATTCCACGTATTAG
- the Rrp45 gene encoding exosome complex component Rrp45 isoform X2 has translation MKETLLSNCERKFVNKSVERGTRLDGRNLLEARPVKIYFGSNWGSCMVLLGQTRAVAQVTSDIQQPNTSRPNEGMLHINVELNPMAAQHFDGGKQSEFSILISNQLEKCFKDSKCIDLESLCIVADKKVWNLRVDINIINHDGNLIDCASIATLAALSHFHRPDVTSTGEDIIIHPFSEKDPLPLTLYHYPVCISFITFESGNTIMDPTYLEERVGVAQLTLGINSYREVCSMHFNYLTKTMTVEDVISAVSNYAANYAAELLKQIREAVTYDVEARYKKDDRNTNRFKECITMKKLTTMYSECISIKLRKWGELEKVKSDAYTEEDENKYRIIKPGKGSAELIIDTGTSVGEGGPNTWNMSESSEEEESAVEITTQVKKEEKKVSDNIELNEDSEEETIEMLDTKDIL, from the exons ATGAAGGAAACTTTGTTATCAAATTGTGAAAGAAAATTCGTAAATAAATCAGTGGAAAGAGGAACG cGATTAGATGGCAGAAATTTATTGGAAGCACGGcctgttaaaatttattttggatCCAATTGGGGAAGTTGCATGGTTTTACTTGGAcaaactag AGCTGTAGCACAAGTAACATCTGATATTCAACAACCTAACACTTCTCGTCCCAATGAAGGAATGTTACATATAAATGTTGAACTTAATCCAATGGCTGCGCAACATTTTGATGGTGGTAAACAATCTGAGTTTTCAATATTGATTAGCAATCAACTCGAGAAGTGTTTCAAAGATTCAAAGTGTATAGATTTAGAATCCTTATGTATAGTAGCTGATAAAAAG GTATGGAATTTAAGAgttgatattaatattattaatcacgatggaaatttaattgactgtgcatcgattgcaacaTTAGCTgctctttcgcattttcataGGCCAGATGTAACTTCGACTGGTGAAGATATTATAATTCATCCATTTTCTGAAAAAGATCCTTTACCTTTAACGTTGTATCATTATCCAGTTTGTATCTCTTTTATAACATTCGAAAG CGGCAATACAATTATGGATCCTACGTATCTAGAAGAAAGAGTTGGAGTAGCTCAACTTACTCTTGGTATAAATTCGTATAGAGAAGTTTGTAGTATGCATTTTAATTATTTGACAAAAACCATGACGGTGGAGGATGTTATATCAGCAGTTTCTAATTATGCTGCAAATTATGCTGCTGAGTTACTGAAACAGATTAGAGAAGCAGTAACATATGATGTGGAAGCAAG GTATAAAAAAGACGATCGTAACACAAATCGTTTTAAAGAATGTATAACAATGAAGAAATTGACTACAATGTACAGTGAATGCATTAGTATTAAACTACGCAAATGGGGTGAATTAGAAAAAGTCAAATCTGATG CTTACACAGAAGAAGATGAAAATAAGTATAGAATTATTAAACCTGGAAAGGGTTCTGCTGAATTAATAATAGATACT GGCACATCAGTTGGTGAAGGTGGTCCTAATACGTGGAATATGTCAGAATCATCTGAGGAAGAAGAAAGTGCCGTTGAAATTACAACTCAAGTAAAGAAGGAAGAAAAGAAAGTGTCAGATAATATAG AATTAAACGAAGACAGCGAAGAAGAAACAATAGAAATGCTGGATACAAAAGATATActgtaa
- the LOC143343368 gene encoding high mobility group protein B1-like 1 isoform X1, with amino-acid sequence MLNKLLSALLIVASYEHLCNVVFQLLLIITILETLLISSAKNIRQEYSTTMESSDRKNVYLTKTGDNSLNTGMRDTMIVGQTNMTPECGEPVMKPGNVSSVSNNQAKWSNMQSKNFIINAVPVKNEIVHLEDGAHCNKKMHYYDRHYVSHDETEKPTRRGTKRYRDKDAPKRALSAFFYFCQELRGKMRELHPEMGVGDIAKELGKLWMSTDLQTKSKYMAIAEEDRARYEREIIAYNKRVKNYDPEEVGPV; translated from the exons ATGCTTAATAAGTTACTTTCCGCGTTGCTTATAGTCGCTTCTTACGAACACCTTTGCAACGTtgtttttcaattattattg ATTATTACAATTTTGGAAACTTTATTGATCTCTTCTGCAAAGAATATTAGACAAGAATATTCTACAACTATGGAATCATCTGATAGGAAAAATGTTTATCTTACAAAGACTGGTGATAATTCTTTGAATACTGGAATGCGAGACACAATGATTGTTGGTCAAACAAATATGACACCAG AATGTGGTGAACCTGTAATGAAACCTGGAAATGTATCCAGTGTCTCAAATAATCAAGCAAAATGGTCAAATATGCaaagtaaaaattttattatcaaTGCAGTACCAGTAAAGAATGAA ATTGTACATCTTGAAGATGGAGCACATTGCAATAAGAAAATGCATTATTATGATAGACATTATGTGAGCCATGACGAAACAGAGAAACCGACACGTAGGGGAACAAAAAGATATAGAGACAAAGATGCACCGAAAAGAGCATT gTCTGCATTTTTCTACTTTTGCCAAGAATTACGTGGAAAAATGAGAGAACTACATCCAGAAATGGGAGTAGGTGATATTGCTAAAGAGTTGGGTAAATTATGGATGAGTACAGATCTTCAAACTAAATCAAAGTATATGGCAATAGCAGAAGAAGATAGAGCCAGATATGAAAGA GAAATAATTGCATATAATAAAAGAGTAAAAAATTATGATCCTGAAGAAGTTGGGCCTGTGTAA
- the LOC143343525 gene encoding cytochrome c oxidase subunit 5B, mitochondrial has translation MAWLRGRAVFQTCRRTFSRNIVARRDDTNFTDPLDHATGQEKRELLAAAAGNFDPYHMKALEITSDSTRENPNLVPSVFKSRIVGCVCEQDASHVNWMWLHEGTPRRCECGHWFKLIEKAPL, from the exons ATGGCATGGTTACGCGGTCGTGCTGTTTTCCAGACATGTAGACGTACATTTTCTCGAAACATTGTTGCGCGTAGAGACGATACAA ATTTCACTGATCCGCTAGATCATGCAACCGGACAAGAGAAACGAGAATTACTTGCTGCAGCTGCTGGCAATTTT GATCCATATCATATGAAAGCCTTAGAAATAACATCTGACAGCACAAGAGAAAATCCAAATTTAGTACCTAGCGTATTCAAAAGTCGTATTGTTGGATGCGTTTGTGAACAAGATGCTTCTCACGTGAATTGGATGTGGCTACACGAAGGCACTCCACGCCGTTGCGAGTGTGGTCATTGGTTTAAGCTAATTGAAAAAGCACCTCTTTAA
- the Sap30 gene encoding SIN3-associated polypeptide 30 isoform X1, producing the protein MNGFSTGEEDSRGAADQICCLVDEGERCTRPAGNASYSKRIQKTVTQRRLKLNLDQVARHIYICDYHKQVIQCARSKQQQQRRRKDSEEDSGETDNDLPEVDLFQLQVGTLRRYKRHYKVSTRPGLNKAQLADTLMKHFKTIPVVEKEALSFFIYTVKTNANKLDQKNGLSNDTT; encoded by the exons atgaatggaTTCAGTACCGGTGAAGAAGATTCCAGAGGAGCTGCTGATCAAATTTGTTGCCTTGTAGATGAGGGTGAACGATGCACTCGGCCAGCTGGCAACGCTTCTTACAGCAAACGTATTCAAAAAACTGTAACTCAGCGGCGATTAAAACTTAATCTCGATCAAGTG GCGCGTCATATATACATTTGTGATTATCATAAACAAGTAATACAATGTGCAAGATctaagcaacagcaacagcgcaGACGTAAGGATTCAGAAGAAGATTCGGGTGAAACAGATAATGATCTTCCAGAGGTTGATCTTTTTCAATTACAAGTTGGTACATTAAGGCGGTACAAAAGGCACTATAAAGTTTCTACACGTCCAGGCTTAAACAAAGCTCAGTTAGCCGAT ACTCTTATGAAGCATTTCAAAACCATCCCTGTAGTTGAAAAAGAAGCACTAAGTTTTTTCATTTATACAGTAAAAACTAATGCAAATAAATTGGATCAAAAAAATGGTTTAAgtaatgataccacataa
- the Rrp45 gene encoding exosome complex component Rrp45 isoform X4, with protein sequence MLHINVELNPMAAQHFDGGKQSEFSILISNQLEKCFKDSKCIDLESLCIVADKKVWNLRVDINIINHDGNLIDCASIATLAALSHFHRPDVTSTGEDIIIHPFSEKDPLPLTLYHYPVCISFITFESGNTIMDPTYLEERVGVAQLTLGINSYREVCSMHFNYLTKTMTVEDVISAVSNYAANYAAELLKQIREAVTYDVEARYKKDDRNTNRFKECITMKKLTTMYSECISIKLRKWGELEKVKSDEAYTEEDENKYRIIKPGKGSAELIIDTGTSVGEGGPNTWNMSESSEEEESAVEITTQVKKEEKKVSDNIELNEDSEEETIEMLDTKDIL encoded by the exons ATGTTACATATAAATGTTGAACTTAATCCAATGGCTGCGCAACATTTTGATGGTGGTAAACAATCTGAGTTTTCAATATTGATTAGCAATCAACTCGAGAAGTGTTTCAAAGATTCAAAGTGTATAGATTTAGAATCCTTATGTATAGTAGCTGATAAAAAG GTATGGAATTTAAGAgttgatattaatattattaatcacgatggaaatttaattgactgtgcatcgattgcaacaTTAGCTgctctttcgcattttcataGGCCAGATGTAACTTCGACTGGTGAAGATATTATAATTCATCCATTTTCTGAAAAAGATCCTTTACCTTTAACGTTGTATCATTATCCAGTTTGTATCTCTTTTATAACATTCGAAAG CGGCAATACAATTATGGATCCTACGTATCTAGAAGAAAGAGTTGGAGTAGCTCAACTTACTCTTGGTATAAATTCGTATAGAGAAGTTTGTAGTATGCATTTTAATTATTTGACAAAAACCATGACGGTGGAGGATGTTATATCAGCAGTTTCTAATTATGCTGCAAATTATGCTGCTGAGTTACTGAAACAGATTAGAGAAGCAGTAACATATGATGTGGAAGCAAG GTATAAAAAAGACGATCGTAACACAAATCGTTTTAAAGAATGTATAACAATGAAGAAATTGACTACAATGTACAGTGAATGCATTAGTATTAAACTACGCAAATGGGGTGAATTAGAAAAAGTCAAATCTGATG AAGCTTACACAGAAGAAGATGAAAATAAGTATAGAATTATTAAACCTGGAAAGGGTTCTGCTGAATTAATAATAGATACT GGCACATCAGTTGGTGAAGGTGGTCCTAATACGTGGAATATGTCAGAATCATCTGAGGAAGAAGAAAGTGCCGTTGAAATTACAACTCAAGTAAAGAAGGAAGAAAAGAAAGTGTCAGATAATATAG AATTAAACGAAGACAGCGAAGAAGAAACAATAGAAATGCTGGATACAAAAGATATActgtaa
- the Rrp45 gene encoding exosome complex component Rrp45 isoform X1 — MKETLLSNCERKFVNKSVERGTRLDGRNLLEARPVKIYFGSNWGSCMVLLGQTRAVAQVTSDIQQPNTSRPNEGMLHINVELNPMAAQHFDGGKQSEFSILISNQLEKCFKDSKCIDLESLCIVADKKVWNLRVDINIINHDGNLIDCASIATLAALSHFHRPDVTSTGEDIIIHPFSEKDPLPLTLYHYPVCISFITFESGNTIMDPTYLEERVGVAQLTLGINSYREVCSMHFNYLTKTMTVEDVISAVSNYAANYAAELLKQIREAVTYDVEARYKKDDRNTNRFKECITMKKLTTMYSECISIKLRKWGELEKVKSDEAYTEEDENKYRIIKPGKGSAELIIDTGTSVGEGGPNTWNMSESSEEEESAVEITTQVKKEEKKVSDNIELNEDSEEETIEMLDTKDIL; from the exons ATGAAGGAAACTTTGTTATCAAATTGTGAAAGAAAATTCGTAAATAAATCAGTGGAAAGAGGAACG cGATTAGATGGCAGAAATTTATTGGAAGCACGGcctgttaaaatttattttggatCCAATTGGGGAAGTTGCATGGTTTTACTTGGAcaaactag AGCTGTAGCACAAGTAACATCTGATATTCAACAACCTAACACTTCTCGTCCCAATGAAGGAATGTTACATATAAATGTTGAACTTAATCCAATGGCTGCGCAACATTTTGATGGTGGTAAACAATCTGAGTTTTCAATATTGATTAGCAATCAACTCGAGAAGTGTTTCAAAGATTCAAAGTGTATAGATTTAGAATCCTTATGTATAGTAGCTGATAAAAAG GTATGGAATTTAAGAgttgatattaatattattaatcacgatggaaatttaattgactgtgcatcgattgcaacaTTAGCTgctctttcgcattttcataGGCCAGATGTAACTTCGACTGGTGAAGATATTATAATTCATCCATTTTCTGAAAAAGATCCTTTACCTTTAACGTTGTATCATTATCCAGTTTGTATCTCTTTTATAACATTCGAAAG CGGCAATACAATTATGGATCCTACGTATCTAGAAGAAAGAGTTGGAGTAGCTCAACTTACTCTTGGTATAAATTCGTATAGAGAAGTTTGTAGTATGCATTTTAATTATTTGACAAAAACCATGACGGTGGAGGATGTTATATCAGCAGTTTCTAATTATGCTGCAAATTATGCTGCTGAGTTACTGAAACAGATTAGAGAAGCAGTAACATATGATGTGGAAGCAAG GTATAAAAAAGACGATCGTAACACAAATCGTTTTAAAGAATGTATAACAATGAAGAAATTGACTACAATGTACAGTGAATGCATTAGTATTAAACTACGCAAATGGGGTGAATTAGAAAAAGTCAAATCTGATG AAGCTTACACAGAAGAAGATGAAAATAAGTATAGAATTATTAAACCTGGAAAGGGTTCTGCTGAATTAATAATAGATACT GGCACATCAGTTGGTGAAGGTGGTCCTAATACGTGGAATATGTCAGAATCATCTGAGGAAGAAGAAAGTGCCGTTGAAATTACAACTCAAGTAAAGAAGGAAGAAAAGAAAGTGTCAGATAATATAG AATTAAACGAAGACAGCGAAGAAGAAACAATAGAAATGCTGGATACAAAAGATATActgtaa
- the Rrp45 gene encoding exosome complex component Rrp45 isoform X3, whose amino-acid sequence MVLLGQTRAVAQVTSDIQQPNTSRPNEGMLHINVELNPMAAQHFDGGKQSEFSILISNQLEKCFKDSKCIDLESLCIVADKKVWNLRVDINIINHDGNLIDCASIATLAALSHFHRPDVTSTGEDIIIHPFSEKDPLPLTLYHYPVCISFITFESGNTIMDPTYLEERVGVAQLTLGINSYREVCSMHFNYLTKTMTVEDVISAVSNYAANYAAELLKQIREAVTYDVEARYKKDDRNTNRFKECITMKKLTTMYSECISIKLRKWGELEKVKSDEAYTEEDENKYRIIKPGKGSAELIIDTGTSVGEGGPNTWNMSESSEEEESAVEITTQVKKEEKKVSDNIELNEDSEEETIEMLDTKDIL is encoded by the exons ATGGTTTTACTTGGAcaaactag AGCTGTAGCACAAGTAACATCTGATATTCAACAACCTAACACTTCTCGTCCCAATGAAGGAATGTTACATATAAATGTTGAACTTAATCCAATGGCTGCGCAACATTTTGATGGTGGTAAACAATCTGAGTTTTCAATATTGATTAGCAATCAACTCGAGAAGTGTTTCAAAGATTCAAAGTGTATAGATTTAGAATCCTTATGTATAGTAGCTGATAAAAAG GTATGGAATTTAAGAgttgatattaatattattaatcacgatggaaatttaattgactgtgcatcgattgcaacaTTAGCTgctctttcgcattttcataGGCCAGATGTAACTTCGACTGGTGAAGATATTATAATTCATCCATTTTCTGAAAAAGATCCTTTACCTTTAACGTTGTATCATTATCCAGTTTGTATCTCTTTTATAACATTCGAAAG CGGCAATACAATTATGGATCCTACGTATCTAGAAGAAAGAGTTGGAGTAGCTCAACTTACTCTTGGTATAAATTCGTATAGAGAAGTTTGTAGTATGCATTTTAATTATTTGACAAAAACCATGACGGTGGAGGATGTTATATCAGCAGTTTCTAATTATGCTGCAAATTATGCTGCTGAGTTACTGAAACAGATTAGAGAAGCAGTAACATATGATGTGGAAGCAAG GTATAAAAAAGACGATCGTAACACAAATCGTTTTAAAGAATGTATAACAATGAAGAAATTGACTACAATGTACAGTGAATGCATTAGTATTAAACTACGCAAATGGGGTGAATTAGAAAAAGTCAAATCTGATG AAGCTTACACAGAAGAAGATGAAAATAAGTATAGAATTATTAAACCTGGAAAGGGTTCTGCTGAATTAATAATAGATACT GGCACATCAGTTGGTGAAGGTGGTCCTAATACGTGGAATATGTCAGAATCATCTGAGGAAGAAGAAAGTGCCGTTGAAATTACAACTCAAGTAAAGAAGGAAGAAAAGAAAGTGTCAGATAATATAG AATTAAACGAAGACAGCGAAGAAGAAACAATAGAAATGCTGGATACAAAAGATATActgtaa